In one window of Desulforhabdus amnigena DNA:
- a CDS encoding CHC2 zinc finger domain-containing protein, translating into MAFERQDNVREYYRRITEVDIGAVARELLGAHVLHESDRLLQCDCPNHSSQSHRSLHVMLDKQGWYCFGCGVGGDVLQLVEFIQSGRVTRGRSGPMPESHQHARDFLAAKVGLPSLAKHGLSPEELAEAEAERLVELRVHDVLTALAEHYHGRLKENPEVLEWLRSKYGLSMETVDRLLIGYADNDGDEGIVRKLTCKERGFSPRDLAASGAFRPTNQDGLDPFFDRRVVFPYWSRGHVVFMIGRKTPWTPDKPWEQGKYKKLPVHDENTRKHIAPCIDNSHLYNEDCLLADPERLIITEGVTDCISLMEHGFPAVSPVTVRIREADWDRLLPRLRNVKTVYVCQDNEISQAGLNGALKTAAVLSEHRIQTRLAVLPLDERRENARRELRERFGLDAAVGARELTKRLDGRSKEEIREAERLLSEAKIDVNDYFVAGHSAQDFEELLAKAETPLEFGISHLPTDVSEEERNRLLEPILREAAHLSPLEQNRHLKLIQERFGKTGLSLATLREQVRAVQKEQRSKARQERKREKRSSDASPGSCRARIEEVLLATEEERGSPDFTLAAEAAYEWFAAHGARFFRTPQGEPFMFFEDTILWMDTPDRGRKRLYASLMYKHTGMVQTTGGGRTFYEVLSNLAVERGQVREHFSWLHTDVARETVYFNLNNTDHEIAKITPEGVEILKNGGNADGVILDGSRKMAPIRFLPEAEPAEADRLLVELLLDNLTCAPGDRVLILSWLSCFLLIDFAGTRPMTRFEGPAGSGKTTASKLISALLYGEPQQKKSTDAANYTDGSQNPLIVLDNIEVKQMTEDLTTFILTSITGIAKEKRKSGTDTETVIERTKCLLNTTGIEPLGGELAEILSRSFIIRFDMDEQASDCFLEAKILAALREHRDLIVSSLMKRTSHLLAMLRAGAQEKVMRLLHRSLGNHSKRRCNDYLSLMYLMMLAGERQEVIDRALEELHPQFVSRIATLNSVSLETARESNPIATCLAALFKAYRHALEADRESTALNVAKTNKAAFLERYQLDFRSETTVEGALARDLFVAVKRLSKDFGLSFSMNSVQQFAQRFSNDLDTIRQAGFEIVVNRSEHSIRRTATYDITYLV; encoded by the coding sequence ATGGCATTCGAACGTCAGGACAACGTGAGGGAGTATTACCGGCGGATCACCGAGGTCGACATCGGTGCGGTCGCGCGGGAGTTGCTCGGCGCTCACGTCCTGCATGAATCCGACCGCCTGCTCCAATGCGACTGCCCGAACCACAGCAGCCAATCGCACCGTTCCCTCCATGTCATGCTCGACAAGCAGGGTTGGTATTGTTTCGGCTGCGGCGTGGGCGGCGACGTGCTCCAGCTCGTGGAGTTCATCCAGTCGGGCCGGGTGACGCGGGGCCGGTCCGGCCCCATGCCGGAGAGCCATCAGCATGCCCGCGATTTCCTCGCGGCCAAGGTGGGCCTGCCGTCTTTGGCCAAGCACGGACTCTCGCCGGAGGAACTTGCCGAAGCTGAGGCGGAGCGCCTGGTCGAACTGCGGGTCCACGATGTGCTGACAGCCCTGGCGGAACACTACCACGGGCGGCTCAAGGAAAACCCCGAGGTGCTCGAATGGCTTCGGTCCAAGTACGGCCTGTCCATGGAGACGGTCGACAGGCTCCTCATCGGCTATGCGGACAACGACGGCGACGAGGGAATCGTCCGAAAGTTGACCTGCAAGGAACGCGGTTTCTCCCCGCGGGATTTGGCGGCATCCGGCGCGTTCCGTCCCACCAACCAAGACGGACTCGATCCGTTCTTCGACCGGCGCGTCGTGTTTCCCTACTGGAGCCGCGGCCACGTTGTTTTCATGATCGGACGCAAGACACCCTGGACGCCTGACAAACCATGGGAACAAGGAAAATACAAGAAGCTCCCGGTCCACGACGAAAACACCCGCAAGCACATCGCCCCGTGCATCGACAACAGCCACCTTTACAACGAGGACTGCCTGCTCGCCGATCCGGAACGGTTGATCATCACCGAGGGCGTGACCGACTGCATCTCGCTCATGGAACATGGCTTCCCGGCCGTGTCGCCGGTGACCGTCCGTATCCGCGAAGCGGATTGGGACCGGCTGCTGCCGCGCCTTCGCAACGTGAAGACGGTCTACGTCTGCCAGGACAACGAGATCTCCCAGGCCGGGTTGAACGGCGCGCTCAAGACGGCAGCGGTCCTTTCCGAGCACCGCATACAGACCCGGCTCGCGGTTCTCCCCCTGGACGAAAGACGCGAGAACGCCCGCCGGGAATTGCGGGAGCGGTTCGGTCTCGACGCCGCGGTGGGAGCCCGCGAACTGACCAAGCGCCTCGACGGCCGGTCCAAGGAGGAAATCCGCGAGGCCGAGCGACTGCTCTCCGAAGCCAAGATCGATGTCAACGACTACTTCGTAGCCGGTCACTCCGCCCAAGACTTCGAAGAGTTGCTGGCAAAGGCCGAGACGCCCTTGGAGTTCGGCATCTCCCATCTGCCGACCGACGTCTCGGAGGAGGAGCGCAACCGGCTGCTCGAACCGATCCTGCGCGAAGCCGCACACCTCTCCCCGCTGGAGCAGAACCGCCATCTGAAACTCATTCAGGAGCGGTTCGGCAAGACGGGACTCTCGCTGGCCACGTTGCGCGAGCAAGTGCGGGCGGTGCAGAAAGAGCAGAGGTCTAAGGCCAGGCAGGAACGGAAGCGGGAAAAGCGATCATCGGATGCATCTCCCGGATCGTGCCGGGCGCGAATCGAGGAAGTCCTGCTTGCGACCGAAGAAGAACGCGGCTCGCCCGACTTCACCCTCGCAGCCGAAGCCGCCTACGAATGGTTCGCCGCCCACGGGGCCCGGTTCTTCCGCACGCCCCAGGGCGAGCCGTTCATGTTCTTCGAGGACACGATCCTGTGGATGGACACGCCCGACCGGGGCCGTAAGCGGCTCTACGCATCGCTCATGTACAAGCACACCGGGATGGTGCAGACCACCGGCGGCGGCCGCACGTTTTACGAGGTGCTGTCAAACCTGGCGGTGGAGCGCGGACAGGTGCGGGAGCATTTTTCCTGGCTTCACACGGACGTGGCCAGGGAAACGGTCTACTTCAACCTGAACAACACCGACCACGAGATCGCCAAGATCACTCCGGAGGGAGTCGAAATCCTCAAGAACGGCGGCAACGCGGACGGGGTCATCCTGGACGGTTCGCGGAAGATGGCACCGATCCGGTTCCTTCCCGAGGCCGAACCCGCGGAAGCCGACCGGCTCCTGGTGGAGCTGTTGCTCGACAATCTCACCTGCGCGCCGGGGGATCGGGTGCTGATCCTCTCGTGGCTTTCTTGCTTCCTCCTGATCGATTTCGCAGGCACGAGGCCCATGACCCGGTTCGAAGGGCCAGCGGGATCGGGCAAGACCACCGCGAGCAAGTTGATTTCGGCCCTGCTCTACGGCGAGCCCCAGCAGAAGAAGAGCACCGACGCGGCCAACTACACCGACGGCTCGCAGAACCCGCTCATCGTCCTCGACAACATCGAGGTCAAGCAGATGACCGAGGACCTGACGACCTTCATCCTGACCAGCATAACCGGTATCGCCAAGGAAAAGCGCAAGAGCGGCACGGACACCGAAACGGTCATCGAACGGACCAAGTGTCTGCTCAACACGACCGGCATCGAACCCCTGGGAGGGGAACTCGCGGAAATCCTGTCCCGCTCGTTCATCATCCGCTTCGACATGGACGAGCAGGCGAGCGATTGTTTCCTCGAAGCGAAAATTCTGGCTGCGCTCCGGGAGCACCGTGATCTGATCGTCTCTTCCCTGATGAAACGCACGAGCCACCTGCTGGCCATGCTCCGGGCCGGCGCTCAAGAGAAGGTGATGCGGCTCCTGCACCGGAGCCTCGGAAACCACAGCAAGCGGCGATGCAACGACTACCTGAGTCTCATGTACCTGATGATGCTCGCCGGGGAGCGGCAGGAAGTGATCGACCGGGCGCTGGAGGAACTCCATCCGCAGTTCGTGAGCCGGATCGCCACGCTCAACAGCGTCAGCCTCGAGACCGCCCGCGAGTCCAATCCCATCGCCACCTGCCTGGCGGCGCTCTTCAAGGCCTACCGGCACGCACTCGAGGCGGACCGGGAGAGCACCGCATTGAACGTCGCCAAGACCAACAAGGCGGCCTTCCTCGAACGCTACCAGCTCGATTTCCGGAGCGAGACGACCGTTGAGGGCGCTCTGGCCCGCGATCTGTTCGTGGCCGTCAAACGGCTGTCCAAGGATTTCGGTCTGTCCTTCAGCATGAACTCGGTGCAGCAGTTCGCCCAGCGGTTCTCGAACGACCTGGACACCATCCGCCAGGCCGGGTTCGAGATCGTCGTCAACCGATCGGAACATTCCATCCGGCGCACCGCCACCTACGACATCACCTACCTCGTCTGA
- the recD2 gene encoding SF1B family DNA helicase RecD2 — MRTRSNNQSVTVRGRIETVFYAGPRFSAGRLTTADGDEVQFAGRLFARENEPVVLNGRWVTHPKYGRQFEVEGMEYDLDLDADGLANYLANHPEMKGIGPAKARLIAERFGHDFDRIITDEPGQIAEAARLPLDAVQKLRTEWLKTRETNKAITWLAAFDLTHHQVTSLVKKFGNDVLGLLKADPYIIVREVRGFGFKRVDKIARKMGTAKDDPARIRAGVLHCVNESLDQGDCWIEFEELVDQANVLLVMDVLDSRDRIEQALDRLIDENLLVCVSHGGRFLVAKPEIRAMEEYLAKVFRNGGAPNPHFPDRDRLPDMVAETAPQLNAGQRQAAVTALRHSISLISGGAGSGKTFTVSAITGVYEEQGLRVVLAAPTGKAAKRLEQVVGHPAGTIHRLLGFNGKDYARGPDDPIDADVIIVDEVSMVDVPLAWHLFQSIDLERSAVVLVGDHNQLPPVGPGNLLRDLVQSRMVPTVLLDQVVRQAGILKENSIAVLNGEVRKTSDAEPSGRRAWYVVDQFTDQWDAQRFVLDLFENVLVERLGFDLLTDVQLLTPTHKGPLGTRELNCELQRLVQRRLWNVEAPPTPPSRRPKFLAHDKVIQTRNNYEIGVMNGAMGVVLHVGRDGSLSLDFDGIPVEIEAGSPNLQDIQLAYALTIHKAQGSEFPCAVVVVHKAHSFMHHRNLLYTGVTRARQTTVLVGDRWGISNCARKRKQDDRRTFLSILLDAGRLEESRVPATTGQ, encoded by the coding sequence ATGCGAACAAGATCAAACAACCAATCCGTAACCGTCCGCGGCCGCATCGAGACGGTCTTCTACGCCGGGCCGCGGTTCTCCGCAGGCCGTCTCACGACGGCAGACGGCGACGAGGTTCAGTTCGCCGGTCGGCTCTTCGCCCGTGAGAACGAACCGGTCGTGTTGAACGGCCGCTGGGTGACCCACCCGAAATACGGCCGACAATTCGAGGTCGAGGGCATGGAATACGACCTCGATCTGGACGCCGACGGTCTCGCCAACTACCTGGCCAACCACCCGGAGATGAAAGGCATCGGCCCGGCCAAGGCCCGCTTGATCGCCGAACGCTTCGGTCACGATTTCGACCGGATCATCACCGACGAACCCGGACAAATCGCCGAGGCGGCAAGGCTGCCGCTGGATGCCGTACAGAAGCTCCGCACGGAGTGGCTCAAGACGCGGGAGACCAACAAGGCGATCACCTGGCTGGCCGCTTTCGATCTCACCCATCACCAGGTGACGAGCCTGGTCAAAAAGTTCGGCAACGACGTGCTGGGACTGCTCAAGGCAGATCCGTACATCATCGTGCGCGAGGTCCGCGGCTTCGGCTTCAAGCGCGTGGACAAGATCGCGCGGAAGATGGGCACCGCCAAAGACGACCCCGCGCGCATCCGGGCCGGCGTCCTCCACTGCGTGAACGAATCACTGGACCAAGGCGACTGCTGGATCGAGTTCGAGGAGCTGGTCGATCAAGCCAACGTACTGCTGGTCATGGACGTTCTCGACAGCCGGGACCGCATCGAGCAGGCGCTCGACCGGCTCATCGACGAGAATCTCTTGGTCTGCGTCTCCCACGGCGGGAGGTTCCTCGTCGCCAAGCCCGAAATCCGCGCGATGGAGGAGTACCTGGCAAAGGTCTTCCGGAACGGCGGAGCGCCCAACCCGCACTTCCCCGACCGAGACCGCCTGCCCGACATGGTCGCAGAAACCGCGCCGCAGCTCAACGCGGGCCAGCGGCAGGCCGCCGTCACAGCACTTCGTCATTCGATTTCGCTCATCTCCGGCGGAGCGGGCAGCGGCAAGACCTTCACCGTATCCGCCATCACCGGTGTTTACGAGGAACAGGGACTGCGCGTCGTCCTGGCCGCGCCCACAGGCAAGGCCGCCAAGCGTCTCGAACAGGTCGTCGGCCATCCGGCGGGTACGATCCACCGGCTGCTCGGTTTCAACGGCAAAGACTATGCCCGGGGACCGGACGATCCCATCGACGCCGATGTGATCATCGTCGACGAGGTCTCGATGGTGGATGTGCCCCTGGCTTGGCACCTCTTTCAGAGCATCGATCTCGAGCGGTCCGCCGTGGTGCTGGTTGGAGACCACAACCAACTGCCTCCCGTCGGACCGGGCAATCTGTTGCGGGACCTGGTCCAGTCGCGGATGGTCCCCACGGTGCTCCTCGACCAGGTGGTTCGGCAGGCCGGTATCCTGAAGGAGAACAGCATCGCCGTCTTGAACGGCGAGGTCCGCAAGACGAGCGACGCCGAACCCTCCGGCCGCCGCGCCTGGTACGTCGTGGATCAGTTCACCGATCAATGGGACGCGCAGCGGTTCGTACTGGACCTCTTCGAAAATGTGCTCGTGGAACGCCTCGGGTTCGACCTGTTGACCGATGTCCAGCTTCTGACCCCGACCCACAAGGGCCCGCTGGGCACACGCGAACTCAACTGTGAGCTGCAGCGTCTGGTGCAGCGCAGACTCTGGAATGTCGAAGCGCCCCCGACGCCCCCCAGTCGCCGGCCCAAGTTTCTCGCGCATGACAAGGTCATCCAGACCCGGAACAACTACGAGATCGGCGTCATGAACGGCGCGATGGGCGTGGTTCTCCACGTCGGCCGCGACGGCTCTCTGAGCCTGGACTTCGACGGCATCCCGGTGGAGATCGAGGCCGGTTCGCCCAACCTGCAGGACATCCAACTCGCCTATGCCCTGACGATCCACAAGGCCCAGGGCTCCGAGTTTCCATGCGCCGTGGTGGTGGTCCACAAGGCCCACTCCTTCATGCACCACCGGAACCTTCTCTACACCGGCGTCACGCGGGCCAGACAGACGACGGTCCTCGTCGGGGACCGCTGGGGCATCTCGAACTGCGCCAGAAAGAGGAAACAGGACGACCGCCGAACGTTCCTCTCCATCTTGCTGGATGCAGGTCGCCTTGAGGAATCCCGTGTCCCCGCGACGACCGGTCAGTAG
- a CDS encoding ERCC4 domain-containing protein, with the protein MNRVTVVVDTREQEPYTFESGCTEVVRRALPAGDYSIEGHEDSVAVERKTLEDFVSTVIRSRKRFTRELRRLCEYDAACVVVEADLRDILGGRYRSGAHPNAVLGALLSIVVDFGIPVFFCSDRQAACRFVEEFLHRYHRKVSRRCEQDQTTNP; encoded by the coding sequence GTGAACCGGGTCACCGTCGTCGTCGACACGCGGGAGCAGGAGCCCTACACCTTCGAATCCGGTTGCACGGAGGTCGTCCGCCGCGCCCTCCCCGCCGGGGATTACTCCATCGAAGGGCATGAGGATTCCGTGGCGGTGGAGCGAAAGACTCTCGAGGATTTCGTCTCCACCGTCATCCGATCCCGCAAGCGGTTCACCAGGGAGCTGCGCCGTCTCTGCGAGTACGACGCCGCGTGCGTCGTGGTGGAAGCGGATCTCCGGGACATCCTCGGAGGCCGCTACCGCTCCGGAGCGCATCCCAACGCCGTCCTGGGAGCTCTGCTTTCCATCGTCGTCGACTTCGGCATCCCGGTGTTTTTCTGCTCCGACCGGCAGGCCGCCTGCCGGTTCGTGGAGGAATTTCTACACAGGTATCACCGGAAGGTATCGAGACGATGCGAACAAGATCAAACAACCAATCCGTAA
- a CDS encoding DUF669 domain-containing protein codes for MQNEDYGHFDEPRGHEDIDLAQFDDDFAHAEVEEREFETIPDGKYQVNVERVELTRAQTSGNPMLKWTLRILAPKFRGRLLWRNNVMATRENIKWLKTDLHTCGLNLDKLSELPTNLEKLINVKLEITKRTRGENENVYINRRIVLEDGGDEYDSAARNALAPF; via the coding sequence ATGCAGAACGAAGACTACGGACATTTCGACGAGCCTCGCGGCCACGAGGACATCGACCTCGCGCAGTTCGACGACGATTTCGCACATGCCGAGGTCGAGGAACGCGAGTTCGAGACCATCCCGGACGGCAAGTACCAGGTGAACGTCGAGCGGGTGGAGCTGACCCGGGCCCAGACCTCGGGAAACCCCATGCTCAAGTGGACGCTGCGCATCCTCGCCCCGAAGTTCCGGGGAAGACTCCTGTGGCGCAACAACGTCATGGCCACCCGCGAGAACATCAAGTGGCTCAAGACGGACCTGCACACCTGCGGGTTGAACCTGGACAAGCTCTCCGAGCTTCCGACCAACCTGGAAAAGCTCATCAACGTCAAGCTCGAGATCACCAAGCGCACGCGCGGCGAGAACGAGAACGTCTACATCAACCGGCGCATCGTGCTCGAAGACGGCGGAGACGAATACGACTCGGCGGCTCGCAACGCCCTGGCCCCGTTCTGA
- a CDS encoding ATP-binding protein, with product MLPTKKSPPKQDHADLTVLVYGPSKIGKSTWCSRSEGALFLATEPGLNSLDVFQVPIRSWEELLAACGEIAEGKHPFKTVILDTVDNAYRMCSDYICAKFKIEHESDLGYGKGWALINNEFHRVLTKLAFLPYGLFLVSHSQEKEIETRTGKYIRIIPTLPDKARKIVLGMVDLILFCDLEVTSDESGKPVYRRVMRTKPSPHYEAGDRTGRLPDTIDLNFQAFIEAFNRPAAAPRASAPRSVPAPGDGQDKKPAPAGK from the coding sequence ATGTTGCCTACGAAGAAAAGTCCCCCCAAGCAGGATCACGCCGATCTCACGGTGCTGGTATACGGCCCGAGCAAGATCGGCAAATCGACCTGGTGTTCCCGGTCCGAAGGCGCGCTGTTTCTCGCCACCGAACCGGGGCTGAATTCGCTGGATGTCTTCCAGGTCCCCATCAGGAGCTGGGAAGAGTTGCTGGCCGCCTGCGGCGAAATCGCCGAGGGCAAGCATCCGTTCAAGACCGTCATTCTCGACACGGTCGACAACGCCTACCGGATGTGCAGCGACTACATCTGCGCGAAATTCAAGATCGAACACGAGTCCGATCTCGGCTACGGCAAGGGCTGGGCGCTGATCAACAACGAGTTTCACCGTGTTCTGACCAAGCTGGCCTTCCTGCCCTATGGACTTTTCCTGGTCTCCCATTCCCAGGAAAAGGAAATCGAGACGCGGACCGGCAAGTACATCCGCATCATCCCGACGCTCCCCGACAAGGCCCGCAAAATCGTGCTGGGCATGGTCGATTTGATCCTCTTCTGCGATCTGGAAGTGACGAGCGACGAGAGCGGCAAACCGGTCTACCGCCGCGTCATGCGCACCAAGCCCAGCCCCCACTACGAGGCGGGCGACCGCACGGGACGGCTTCCCGACACCATCGACCTCAATTTCCAGGCTTTCATTGAAGCGTTCAACAGGCCGGCGGCCGCGCCGAGGGCGAGTGCCCCGCGGTCGGTGCCGGCACCGGGGGACGGGCAGGACAAGAAGCCCGCACCCGCCGGTAAATAA
- a CDS encoding PD-(D/E)XK nuclease family protein, whose protein sequence is MESKTTTTYSMWSLFRNCRKACEWRYIQELVPLERDHNLAFGTVIHKCLEIWHGGRDLGAVLDFIDRTYPNRAQEEDQKRDWHLAAAMMKGYAACYASEEFDVVVLEKTFEGGIVNPATGASSRSFVLAGKVDGVVRIGDEHFLIEHKTASQVDADYLERLWTDFQIVLYSRYVEQTLGIRIAGVLYNILVKARLQQGRGETEAEFEARRADLIAKSKTGKSNAKRRLTESDDEFQARLAAKYTEPGMFHREMLYLSRDRFENLQSELWELTQAFLDARRRGVFYQNTAFCFHYRRSCAYFPLCRADGSPNVIENFYRKVPPHEELRDETSFEEASAF, encoded by the coding sequence ATGGAATCGAAAACGACCACCACCTATTCGATGTGGAGCCTGTTCCGCAATTGCCGCAAGGCATGCGAGTGGCGCTACATCCAGGAACTGGTTCCCCTGGAACGGGACCACAACCTGGCCTTCGGCACGGTGATCCACAAGTGCCTGGAGATCTGGCACGGCGGCAGGGACCTGGGGGCCGTCCTCGATTTCATCGACCGGACCTACCCCAACCGCGCACAAGAGGAGGACCAGAAGCGGGACTGGCACCTGGCCGCAGCGATGATGAAAGGCTACGCGGCCTGCTATGCGAGCGAGGAATTCGATGTCGTCGTCCTCGAAAAGACCTTCGAGGGGGGCATCGTCAACCCGGCCACCGGCGCTTCATCCAGAAGCTTCGTGCTGGCCGGAAAGGTCGACGGCGTCGTCAGGATCGGCGACGAGCATTTCCTGATCGAGCACAAGACCGCCTCGCAGGTGGATGCGGACTACCTGGAGCGGCTCTGGACCGACTTCCAGATCGTCCTTTACTCCCGCTACGTGGAACAGACGCTCGGCATCCGCATCGCAGGTGTCCTCTACAACATCCTGGTCAAGGCCCGTCTGCAACAGGGACGCGGTGAAACCGAAGCCGAGTTCGAGGCGCGGCGGGCCGATCTGATCGCAAAGTCCAAGACCGGCAAGAGCAACGCCAAACGCAGACTGACGGAGAGCGACGACGAGTTCCAGGCACGGCTGGCCGCCAAGTACACCGAGCCGGGCATGTTCCATCGGGAGATGCTTTATCTCTCCCGTGACCGGTTCGAGAACCTGCAGTCCGAACTCTGGGAACTGACCCAGGCCTTTCTCGACGCGCGCCGACGCGGCGTCTTCTACCAGAACACCGCCTTCTGTTTCCACTACCGCCGGTCCTGCGCCTATTTCCCGCTCTGCCGCGCCGACGGCAGCCCGAACGTCATCGAGAACTTTTACCGCAAAGTCCCCCCGCACGAAGAGCTGCGGGACGAGACCTCGTTCGAAGAGGCTTCGGCTTTTTGA
- a CDS encoding sigma-70 family RNA polymerase sigma factor — MGFDKRYEGIDEYAVQIIKYKARQLVGRVGFTESDREDLEQEMLMDLLQRLPKYNPDRAQRNTFIARVVEHKIATIIEARKAGLRDYRLCNCSLNDRLEDEEGGSVERMETIDQEDYLRRTGRLSRPASELRDLSLDVRKAIEKLPPELRELCRRLDTDTVTEISRDTGVPRGTIYESIKKLRAIFEDAGLRDYL, encoded by the coding sequence ATGGGTTTCGACAAACGCTACGAAGGAATCGACGAGTATGCCGTTCAGATCATCAAGTACAAGGCGAGACAACTGGTCGGACGGGTGGGCTTCACCGAGTCCGACCGCGAGGACCTGGAGCAGGAGATGCTGATGGACCTGCTCCAACGCCTGCCCAAGTACAACCCCGACCGCGCCCAACGCAACACCTTCATCGCCCGCGTGGTGGAACACAAGATCGCCACCATCATCGAGGCGCGGAAGGCCGGACTGCGGGATTACCGGCTCTGCAATTGTTCGCTCAACGACCGCTTGGAAGACGAGGAAGGCGGCTCCGTCGAGCGCATGGAGACCATCGATCAGGAGGATTACCTGCGCCGCACCGGCAGACTTTCACGCCCTGCCTCCGAGTTGCGCGATCTCTCCCTCGACGTTCGCAAGGCAATCGAGAAACTTCCGCCCGAGCTGCGTGAGCTGTGCCGCCGTCTCGATACCGACACCGTCACGGAGATCTCCCGCGACACCGGGGTTCCGCGGGGGACGATCTACGAGTCCATCAAGAAGTTGCGCGCGATCTTCGAAGACGCCGGTCTGAGGGACTACCTCTGA
- the lexA gene encoding transcriptional repressor LexA — MSQRPRGRRPVQEITEPQRRTLKEIRLFTNRRGFPPTMKELADILGISHASAHGQVSQLVRKGYLKREPRKARGIAIVREPEDDISDLVAVPIVGRVAAGQPILAEENIVGKVLVEGGIARAGRCFALEVTGDSMVDAGIRERDLVVVRQQPVAENGDIVVALLEDEATVKRLYIRGERIELRPENPKHRPIPVGPDDGLRIIGKVVAVRRPGSETQTPGTAWL; from the coding sequence ATGAGTCAAAGACCGCGAGGCAGACGCCCCGTTCAGGAAATAACCGAGCCGCAACGCCGTACATTGAAGGAGATCCGCCTCTTCACGAACCGGCGGGGGTTCCCCCCGACCATGAAGGAACTCGCGGACATCCTCGGCATATCGCACGCCAGCGCCCACGGCCAGGTGAGCCAGCTTGTCCGCAAGGGCTATCTGAAGCGCGAACCCCGGAAGGCTCGTGGAATTGCGATTGTCCGCGAACCCGAGGACGACATCTCCGATCTTGTGGCCGTCCCCATCGTCGGCCGGGTGGCGGCCGGCCAGCCCATCTTGGCCGAGGAGAACATCGTCGGAAAGGTGCTGGTCGAAGGCGGGATCGCCCGGGCAGGCCGGTGCTTCGCCCTGGAAGTGACCGGAGACAGCATGGTGGACGCCGGAATCCGGGAGCGCGACCTGGTGGTGGTGCGACAACAGCCCGTGGCGGAGAACGGTGACATCGTGGTCGCGTTGTTAGAGGACGAGGCCACGGTGAAGCGGCTTTATATCCGCGGCGAGAGAATTGAATTGAGACCGGAAAACCCGAAGCATCGACCGATCCCCGTGGGGCCCGACGACGGGCTGCGCATCATCGGCAAGGTCGTCGCCGTCAGGCGGCCCGGCTCGGAAACGCAAACGCCGGGAACGGCCTGGCTATAA